A window from Chryseobacterium vaccae encodes these proteins:
- the rplE gene encoding 50S ribosomal protein L5: MEFIARPKKIYQEKIVPAMMEEFGYKSIMQVPKLEKIVISQGLGDATADKKIIDYAVEELTMITGQKAVGTISKKDEAAFKLRKGMPVGAKVTLRAQRMYEFLDRLTSSALPRIRDFSGIKADGFDGRGNYNLGITEQIIFPEIAIDKVKKIQGMDITFVTTAKTDKEAKALLTHFGLPFKKN; encoded by the coding sequence ATGGAATTTATAGCAAGACCCAAAAAAATATATCAAGAGAAAATTGTTCCTGCAATGATGGAAGAATTTGGGTACAAGTCAATCATGCAAGTACCTAAATTAGAGAAAATCGTTATTTCACAAGGTTTAGGTGATGCTACTGCAGATAAAAAAATCATTGATTATGCTGTAGAAGAATTAACGATGATTACTGGCCAGAAAGCAGTAGGAACTATCTCTAAGAAAGACGAAGCTGCTTTCAAGTTGAGAAAAGGTATGCCTGTAGGAGCTAAAGTAACATTAAGAGCTCAGAGAATGTATGAGTTCTTAGACAGACTTACTTCTTCTGCTTTGCCACGTATCAGAGATTTCTCTGGTATTAAAGCAGATGGTTTCGATGGTAGAGGTAATTACAACTTAGGTATTACTGAGCAAATTATCTTCCCAGAAATCGCAATCGACAAAGTGAAAAAAATCCAGGGGATGGACATCACTTTCGTTACTACTGCGAAAACTGATAAAGAAGCTAAAGCATTATTAACTCACTTCGGTTTACCATTTAAAAAGAACTAA
- the rpsH gene encoding 30S ribosomal protein S8 produces the protein MVTDPISDFLTRVRNAQSAGHKVVEIPASKIKKEITKILFDQGYILNFKFEDNAVQGSIKIALKYDKQTNKPAIKSIQRASRPGLRQYKGSDELPRVLNGLGIAIISTSKGVMTDKKAREEKVGGEVICYVY, from the coding sequence ATGGTAACAGATCCAATTTCAGATTTCCTAACAAGAGTAAGGAACGCACAAAGCGCAGGCCACAAAGTGGTGGAAATTCCTGCATCGAAAATCAAAAAGGAGATTACTAAGATCTTATTTGATCAAGGGTATATCTTAAACTTTAAGTTTGAAGATAACGCTGTTCAAGGTTCGATCAAAATCGCTTTAAAGTACGATAAACAAACCAACAAACCTGCTATTAAGTCTATTCAGAGAGCTTCAAGACCAGGTTTAAGACAGTACAAAGGTTCTGATGAACTTCCAAGAGTACTAAACGGTTTGGGTATAGCTATCATCTCTACTTCTAAAGGAGTAATGACTGATAAGAAAGCTAGAGAAGAAAAAGTAGGCGGTGAAGTAATCTGCTATGTTTATTAA
- the secY gene encoding preprotein translocase subunit SecY: MKEFIQTLKNIWSLKELREKILFTLGIILVYRFASYISLPAINLAEVGDLLEHYKNQGGNKQGAGLLGLLSSFTGGAFSHASVMALGIMPYISASIIVQLMGMAIPYLQKLQKDGESGRNTLNQITRWLTIGVCLVQAPSYLTSITQLFLPYAQFQSAYFVEPNSIMFWLPSIVILVAGSVFAMWLGEKITDKGIGNGISILIMVGILSRLPEAFVQEMAVQNGKGGMGSIMILIEVLFWMLVVLLAVILSVAVRKIPIQYVSRAQARGGVNRNLMQGARQWIPLKVNAAGVMPIIFAQALMFVPGLLTKFDESNTFLAGFKNVFSWQYNVLFALLIIIFSFFYTAITIPVNQMADDLKRNGGLVPKVRPGKETADYLDDILSKITLPGAIFLSIFAVLPAIVHGSFVQTDAFALFFGGTSLLIMVGVILDTVQQINTYLLNHHYDGLMQSKLSRTTGY, translated from the coding sequence ATGAAAGAATTTATACAAACACTTAAAAATATTTGGAGCCTAAAGGAACTAAGAGAAAAAATTCTCTTTACGTTAGGTATTATCCTTGTGTATAGATTCGCATCTTATATCTCACTTCCCGCAATTAACCTTGCAGAAGTGGGAGATCTCTTAGAGCATTATAAAAATCAAGGCGGTAACAAGCAAGGAGCAGGTCTCCTTGGCTTGCTTTCGTCGTTTACGGGGGGAGCTTTCAGCCACGCTTCCGTAATGGCGTTGGGTATCATGCCTTATATTTCTGCTTCTATTATTGTTCAGTTGATGGGGATGGCTATTCCTTATCTTCAGAAGCTTCAGAAAGATGGAGAGTCAGGTAGAAATACATTGAATCAGATTACAAGATGGTTAACTATTGGTGTTTGTTTAGTACAGGCTCCTTCTTATTTAACCTCAATTACTCAATTATTCTTACCGTATGCTCAATTCCAGTCTGCATATTTTGTAGAGCCAAATTCTATCATGTTCTGGTTACCAAGTATTGTTATCCTGGTTGCCGGTTCGGTATTCGCAATGTGGTTGGGTGAGAAAATCACCGACAAAGGTATCGGAAACGGTATCTCTATCCTTATTATGGTGGGGATCCTTTCAAGATTACCTGAAGCATTCGTACAGGAAATGGCCGTGCAGAACGGAAAAGGAGGAATGGGATCTATCATGATCCTTATTGAAGTATTATTCTGGATGTTGGTTGTTCTTTTAGCAGTAATCCTATCGGTAGCTGTTAGAAAAATTCCAATTCAGTATGTAAGCAGAGCTCAAGCAAGAGGAGGTGTAAACAGAAATCTAATGCAGGGAGCAAGACAATGGATCCCATTGAAAGTAAATGCTGCTGGTGTAATGCCGATTATCTTTGCTCAGGCATTGATGTTCGTACCAGGATTATTAACAAAATTCGATGAGTCCAATACTTTTCTTGCAGGTTTCAAGAATGTTTTTAGCTGGCAGTACAACGTATTGTTTGCGCTATTAATTATTATCTTCTCATTTTTCTATACTGCGATTACAATTCCGGTAAACCAGATGGCTGATGATTTGAAGAGAAATGGAGGTTTAGTACCGAAAGTAAGACCCGGTAAAGAAACAGCTGATTATTTAGATGATATTTTATCAAAAATTACCTTGCCAGGTGCAATTTTTTTATCTATCTTTGCAGTCCTTCCGGCAATTGTGCATGGAAGCTTTGTTCAGACAGATGCGTTTGCCCTATTTTTCGGGGGAACGTCACTATTGATTATGGTGGGAGTAATTTTAGATACTGTTCAACAGATTAATACATATCTGCTGAACCATCACTATGATGGCTTAATGCAGTCTAAATTGTCAAGAACGACTGGATATTAA
- the rpsC gene encoding 30S ribosomal protein S3 translates to MGQKTNPIGNRLGIIRGWDSNWFGGNDYGDRIAEDYKIRRYLEARLSKGGISKIYIERTLKLVTVTITTARPGLIIGKGGQEVDKLKEELKKLTGKDIQINIFEIKRPELDAVLVADSISKQIENRISYRRAVKMAMASTMRMGAEGIKVQISGRLNGAEMARSESFKEGRIPLSTFRADIDYHWAEAHTTYGRLGVKVWIMKGEVYGKRELSPLVGQQKKGGPAGGGNRGGDRDNRRPRKNNNNNNNN, encoded by the coding sequence ATGGGACAGAAGACAAATCCAATTGGTAATAGATTAGGTATCATCAGAGGATGGGATTCTAACTGGTTTGGTGGAAACGATTATGGAGACAGAATCGCGGAAGACTACAAAATCAGAAGATACCTTGAGGCTAGATTATCTAAAGGTGGTATTTCAAAAATCTATATTGAAAGAACACTAAAATTAGTAACAGTTACAATTACTACTGCTAGACCGGGACTTATCATCGGTAAAGGAGGTCAGGAAGTTGATAAATTGAAAGAAGAATTGAAGAAACTTACAGGTAAGGATATTCAAATCAACATCTTCGAAATCAAAAGACCTGAACTAGATGCAGTATTAGTTGCTGATAGTATTTCTAAGCAGATTGAAAACAGAATCTCTTACAGAAGAGCTGTTAAAATGGCTATGGCAAGTACTATGAGAATGGGTGCTGAAGGTATCAAAGTTCAGATCTCTGGTAGATTGAACGGTGCTGAAATGGCAAGAAGCGAATCTTTCAAAGAAGGAAGAATTCCATTGTCTACTTTCAGAGCTGATATTGATTATCACTGGGCTGAAGCTCACACTACTTACGGTAGACTAGGAGTAAAAGTTTGGATCATGAAAGGAGAAGTTTATGGTAAAAGAGAACTTTCTCCACTAGTGGGACAACAGAAAAAAGGAGGTCCTGCAGGAGGAGGAAACAGAGGTGGAGACAGAGATAACAGAAGACCTAGAAAAAACAACAACAATAACAATAATAATTAA
- the rpsE gene encoding 30S ribosomal protein S5 — translation MLGLDNIERVKPGGLELKDRLVAVNRVTKVTKGGRAFGFSAIVVVGNEDGVIGHGLGKSKEVASAIAKAVEDAKKNLVKVPVMNHTIPHQTTARYGGADIFLRPASHGTGLIAGGAVRAVLESAGIHDILSKSKGSSNPHNVVKATFKALLDIRRPEEIARMRGVSLSKVFNG, via the coding sequence ATGTTAGGACTAGATAATATAGAAAGAGTAAAACCGGGAGGATTAGAATTAAAAGATCGTCTCGTAGCTGTTAACAGAGTAACAAAAGTAACCAAAGGAGGTAGAGCTTTCGGATTTTCTGCTATCGTTGTAGTAGGTAATGAAGACGGAGTAATCGGTCACGGTTTAGGAAAATCTAAAGAAGTAGCTTCTGCAATTGCTAAAGCTGTTGAAGATGCTAAGAAAAACCTTGTGAAAGTTCCTGTAATGAACCACACTATTCCTCACCAAACTACAGCAAGATACGGTGGTGCAGATATCTTCTTAAGACCTGCTTCTCACGGTACAGGACTTATCGCCGGTGGTGCGGTAAGAGCGGTATTGGAATCTGCTGGTATTCACGATATCCTTTCAAAATCTAAAGGATCTTCTAACCCTCACAACGTGGTGAAAGCTACTTTCAAAGCGTTATTGGATATCAGAAGACCTGAAGAGATTGCTAGAATGAGAGGAGTTTCTCTAAGTAAAGTGTTTAACGGTTAA
- the rpsN gene encoding 30S ribosomal protein S14: protein MAKESMKARERKREALVAKYAAKRQALKEAGDYEGLQKLPKNASPVRLHNRCKLTGRPRGYMRTFGISRVTFREMANNGLIPGVRKASW, encoded by the coding sequence ATGGCTAAAGAATCAATGAAAGCGCGTGAGCGCAAAAGAGAAGCACTAGTTGCTAAATACGCTGCTAAAAGACAAGCTCTTAAAGAAGCTGGTGATTATGAAGGACTTCAGAAATTACCTAAAAATGCTTCTCCTGTAAGATTACACAACAGATGTAAACTAACAGGTAGACCAAGAGGATACATGAGAACGTTCGGAATTTCCAGAGTAACTTTCAGAGAAATGGCAAACAACGGTCTTATCCCAGGAGTAAGAAAAGCCAGTTGGTAA
- the infA gene encoding translation initiation factor IF-1 has protein sequence MAKQKHIEQDGVITEALSNAQFRVELENGHILIAHISGKMRMHYIKLLPGDKVKLEMSPYDLTKGRITFRY, from the coding sequence ATGGCAAAACAAAAACATATTGAACAAGACGGCGTTATAACGGAAGCTCTTTCGAACGCCCAGTTCCGTGTAGAGCTGGAAAATGGGCATATCCTTATTGCTCATATCTCTGGTAAAATGAGAATGCATTATATTAAACTTTTACCTGGAGACAAGGTAAAACTAGAAATGTCTCCCTATGATTTAACGAAAGGGAGAATCACATTTAGATATTAA
- the rpsD gene encoding 30S ribosomal protein S4, whose protein sequence is MARYIGPKTKIARKFGAAIYGDDKNFEKRKNQPPGQHGPNKRRGAKKSEYAVQLAEKQKAKYTYGILERQFANLFEKAHRSKGVTGEVLLQLCESRLDNVVYRLGFAKTRSAARQLVSHRHITVNGEILNIPSYLVKAGDVIAVREKSKSLEVVTDALASKANYEWLQFNDEKKEGTFISAPERIQIPEDIKENLIVELYSK, encoded by the coding sequence ATGGCAAGATATATTGGACCTAAAACTAAGATTGCTAGAAAGTTTGGTGCTGCAATCTACGGAGATGACAAAAACTTCGAAAAAAGAAAAAACCAACCGCCAGGACAACACGGTCCTAACAAGAGAAGAGGTGCTAAAAAATCAGAATATGCAGTTCAGCTAGCTGAAAAACAAAAAGCTAAATATACTTACGGTATTTTAGAAAGACAGTTTGCTAACTTATTTGAAAAAGCACACAGAAGTAAAGGAGTAACAGGGGAAGTTCTATTACAACTTTGCGAATCTAGACTGGATAACGTAGTATACAGATTAGGTTTTGCTAAAACAAGATCTGCTGCTAGACAATTAGTTTCTCACAGACACATCACTGTGAACGGAGAAATTCTTAACATCCCTTCGTATTTGGTAAAAGCTGGTGATGTAATCGCTGTAAGAGAAAAATCTAAATCTCTTGAAGTTGTTACAGATGCATTAGCTTCTAAAGCAAATTATGAGTGGTTACAATTCAACGATGAGAAGAAAGAAGGTACCTTCATTTCTGCTCCTGAAAGAATCCAGATTCCGGAAGACATCAAGGAGAACCTTATCGTCGAACTTTACTCTAAATAA
- the rpsM gene encoding 30S ribosomal protein S13: MARIAGIDLPKNKRGVIGLTYIYGVGRSTSSEILKAAGISEDKKVNEWNDDELAAIRTYISENVKVEGELRSEVQLNIKRLMDIGCQRGIRHRLGLPLRGQRTKNNSRTRKGKRKTVANKKKASK, encoded by the coding sequence ATGGCGAGAATTGCAGGTATTGATTTACCAAAAAACAAAAGAGGTGTTATCGGTTTAACTTACATCTACGGAGTTGGAAGAAGTACTTCTTCCGAAATCCTTAAAGCTGCCGGTATCAGCGAAGACAAGAAAGTCAACGAATGGAATGACGATGAATTGGCTGCAATCAGAACCTATATCTCTGAAAACGTAAAAGTTGAAGGAGAATTGAGATCTGAAGTGCAATTGAACATCAAGAGATTGATGGACATAGGATGCCAACGAGGAATACGTCACAGACTAGGACTACCTTTAAGAGGCCAGAGAACGAAAAATAACTCTAGAACCCGTAAAGGAAAGAGAAAAACTGTTGCTAACAAGAAAAAGGCAAGTAAATAA
- the rplP gene encoding 50S ribosomal protein L16, with protein MLQPKRTKFRRVHKMKMKGNAQRGSQLAYGTFGIKAIEGAWITARQIEAARIAATRYMKREGQLWIKIFPDKPITKKPAEVRMGKGKGAVEYWVAVVKPGKIMFEVGGVPYEVAKEALRLAAQKLPVVTKFVVANDFVKPL; from the coding sequence ATGTTACAACCAAAAAGAACCAAATTCCGTAGAGTTCACAAGATGAAGATGAAGGGGAATGCCCAGAGAGGTAGTCAACTTGCTTACGGAACTTTTGGAATCAAAGCTATTGAAGGAGCTTGGATCACTGCAAGACAGATTGAAGCTGCGCGTATCGCTGCGACAAGATATATGAAGAGAGAAGGTCAGTTATGGATCAAAATTTTCCCGGATAAGCCTATTACTAAGAAACCAGCGGAAGTACGTATGGGTAAAGGTAAAGGTGCCGTTGAATATTGGGTAGCTGTAGTAAAACCAGGTAAAATTATGTTCGAAGTAGGAGGTGTTCCTTACGAAGTTGCGAAAGAAGCTCTTAGACTTGCTGCACAGAAATTACCGGTAGTTACTAAATTCGTAGTTGCTAACGATTTTGTTAAACCTCTATAA
- the rplX gene encoding 50S ribosomal protein L24, protein MSKLKIKRGDNVIITTGKKDIKGKTGEVIEVIKKEGRDPRVIVAGLNIVKKHVKPSASNPQGGITEKEASIHISNVALVGKDGKAIKIGYKIEGDKKVRINKKTGETL, encoded by the coding sequence ATGTCAAAGTTAAAAATAAAAAGAGGAGATAACGTAATCATTACTACTGGTAAGAAAGATATCAAAGGTAAGACTGGTGAAGTTATTGAAGTGATCAAAAAAGAAGGAAGAGATCCAAGAGTAATCGTTGCAGGTCTTAACATCGTTAAAAAACACGTTAAGCCTTCAGCTTCTAACCCTCAAGGTGGAATTACTGAAAAAGAAGCTTCTATTCATATCTCAAACGTAGCTTTAGTTGGTAAAGACGGAAAAGCTATCAAAATCGGTTACAAAATCGAAGGAGATAAGAAAGTAAGAATCAACAAAAAAACGGGTGAAACTTTATAA
- the rpmC gene encoding 50S ribosomal protein L29, which yields MKQADIKNLSAGDIQAKLAELKAQYSKLKLAHKISPIENPIQIKDLRRTIARLNTELTNKQ from the coding sequence ATGAAACAAGCTGATATTAAAAATTTAAGCGCAGGGGATATTCAAGCGAAACTTGCTGAACTGAAAGCACAATATTCAAAACTGAAATTGGCTCACAAGATCAGCCCAATTGAAAATCCTATTCAAATCAAAGATTTGAGAAGAACAATCGCAAGACTAAACACTGAGTTAACTAACAAACAATAA
- the rplO gene encoding 50S ribosomal protein L15, with the protein MNLNNIKPAAGSTFNSKRIGRGQGTGKGGTSTKGHKGQKARAGYSQKIGFEGGQMPLQRRLPKFGFKNINRKEFRGINLDTIQTLIENKSITGDITKEVLVENGLVSKNELVKIMGRGELKSAVSISADKFTKSAEELIAKAGGKAITL; encoded by the coding sequence ATGAATTTAAACAACATAAAACCAGCTGCAGGATCTACTTTCAATTCAAAAAGAATTGGTAGAGGTCAGGGTACTGGAAAAGGAGGTACATCTACAAAAGGACATAAAGGACAGAAAGCAAGAGCTGGTTATTCTCAGAAAATCGGTTTCGAAGGTGGACAGATGCCTTTACAAAGAAGATTACCTAAATTCGGTTTCAAAAACATTAACAGAAAAGAGTTTAGAGGAATTAACCTTGATACTATCCAAACATTAATCGAGAACAAATCCATCACTGGAGATATCACGAAAGAAGTTTTAGTAGAAAACGGTTTAGTTTCTAAAAACGAATTAGTGAAAATTATGGGTAGAGGAGAATTGAAATCTGCGGTTTCAATCTCTGCTGACAAGTTCACTAAATCTGCTGAAGAGCTTATTGCTAAGGCAGGTGGAAAAGCAATTACCTTATAA
- the rplN gene encoding 50S ribosomal protein L14: MLQTESRLKVADNTGAKEVLVIRVLGGTRRRYASVGDKIVVTIKDSTPSGNAKKGQVSKAVVVRTKKAVRRKDGSYIKFEDNACVLLNAAGEMRGTRVFGPVARELRDKEYMKIISLAPEVL; the protein is encoded by the coding sequence ATGTTACAAACAGAATCAAGATTAAAAGTTGCTGATAATACAGGTGCAAAAGAAGTACTAGTTATCAGAGTTCTGGGAGGAACCAGAAGAAGATATGCTTCAGTTGGTGATAAAATCGTTGTTACTATCAAGGATTCTACACCATCAGGAAACGCTAAAAAAGGTCAGGTATCTAAAGCTGTAGTAGTAAGAACTAAAAAAGCGGTTAGAAGAAAAGATGGTTCATACATCAAATTCGAAGACAATGCTTGTGTATTGCTAAACGCAGCAGGAGAAATGAGAGGAACACGTGTTTTCGGACCGGTTGCTCGTGAGTTGAGAGACAAAGAATATATGAAAATCATTTCATTAGCTCCTGAAGTACTTTAA
- a CDS encoding DNA-directed RNA polymerase subunit alpha yields the protein MAILQFIKPDKVILLNSDEFKGQFEFRPLEPGFGLTIGNALRRVLLSSLEGYAISSIKIEGVEHEFSTIPGVIEDVTEIILNLKQVRLKASAEGQANEQVVAKVSGQTVITAGDLGKSINGFEVLNPDLVICNLNTDVTFEITFNIEKGRGYVPSEQNKSNNAPVGTIAIDSIFTPIKKVQYSIENYRVEQKTDYEKLVLDIETDGSISPQNALTEASKILIYHFMLFSDERITLETEAVKASIQYDEETLHTRQLLKSKLADMDLSVRALNCLKAAEVETLGELVSYSKSDLMKFRNFGKKSLTELEELVHSKGLNFGFDVAKYKLDADK from the coding sequence ATGGCAATTTTACAATTCATAAAACCCGATAAAGTAATTTTACTTAACTCTGATGAATTTAAAGGTCAATTTGAATTCAGACCTTTAGAACCAGGTTTCGGGCTTACAATCGGTAATGCTTTGAGAAGAGTGTTGCTTTCTTCTCTGGAAGGATACGCTATTTCATCTATCAAAATAGAAGGTGTAGAGCACGAATTTTCAACTATTCCAGGAGTAATCGAAGACGTTACTGAAATTATTCTTAACCTTAAGCAGGTTAGATTAAAAGCTTCAGCAGAAGGCCAGGCTAACGAGCAGGTGGTTGCTAAAGTTTCAGGTCAAACGGTTATTACTGCTGGGGATTTAGGAAAGTCTATCAACGGATTTGAGGTGCTGAACCCGGATCTTGTGATCTGCAACCTAAATACTGATGTAACTTTCGAAATTACTTTCAATATTGAAAAAGGTAGAGGGTATGTTCCTTCTGAACAAAATAAATCAAACAATGCACCAGTAGGTACTATTGCTATTGATTCTATTTTCACGCCGATTAAGAAAGTACAATACAGCATTGAAAATTATCGTGTAGAGCAAAAAACAGACTACGAAAAACTTGTATTAGATATAGAAACTGACGGGTCTATCAGCCCTCAGAATGCTTTAACTGAAGCTTCTAAGATATTAATTTATCACTTCATGCTGTTCTCTGATGAGAGAATCACGCTTGAAACTGAAGCCGTAAAAGCGTCTATCCAATACGATGAAGAAACGCTTCATACAAGACAACTTCTTAAGTCTAAATTAGCAGATATGGATCTTTCCGTAAGAGCCCTTAACTGTCTGAAAGCAGCTGAAGTAGAAACTCTTGGAGAACTGGTTTCTTACAGTAAGTCTGATTTGATGAAATTCAGAAATTTTGGTAAAAAATCTTTGACAGAACTAGAAGAATTAGTGCATTCAAAAGGTCTTAACTTCGGTTTCGACGTTGCAAAATATAAGTTAGACGCTGATAAATAA
- the rplR gene encoding 50S ribosomal protein L18, whose product MALSKLEKRIRIKRRVRGKISGSSELPRLSVYKSNKEIYAQLIDDKNGTTLASASSREKGVDAKGTKTEVSAAVGKAIAAKAIAAGIESIVFDRNGFVYHGRVKALADGAREGGLKF is encoded by the coding sequence ATGGCATTAAGTAAATTAGAAAAAAGAATAAGAATCAAAAGAAGAGTAAGAGGGAAAATCTCTGGTTCTTCTGAATTGCCAAGATTATCTGTATACAAAAGTAATAAGGAAATTTACGCTCAGTTAATCGATGATAAAAATGGTACAACTCTAGCATCAGCTTCTTCAAGAGAAAAAGGTGTAGACGCTAAAGGAACCAAGACTGAAGTTTCTGCTGCTGTAGGTAAAGCTATCGCTGCTAAAGCAATCGCTGCAGGAATTGAAAGTATTGTATTTGACAGAAACGGTTTCGTATACCACGGTAGAGTAAAAGCTCTAGCTGATGGTGCGAGAGAAGGAGGACTTAAATTCTAA
- the rpmJ gene encoding 50S ribosomal protein L36, with translation MKVRASIKKRSADCKIVRRKGVLFVINKKNPKFKQRQG, from the coding sequence ATGAAAGTTAGAGCATCAATTAAAAAAAGAAGTGCTGACTGCAAAATCGTACGCAGAAAAGGTGTACTGTTTGTAATCAACAAAAAGAACCCAAAATTTAAACAAAGACAAGGCTAA
- the rplF gene encoding 50S ribosomal protein L6: MSRIGKAIITIPAGVTVTENNGTVTVKGPKGELSQELTAGITLEQKDGELNVNRPSDSKQHKALHGLYRALINNMIVGVAQGFEKKLELVGVGYRASHTGQKLELALGFSHGIVLELPSEVKLDTLTEKGKNPIITLASHDKQLLGMVTAKIRSFRKPEPYKGKGVRFVGEIVRRKAGKSA, from the coding sequence ATGTCAAGAATTGGTAAAGCAATTATAACAATTCCAGCTGGAGTTACAGTAACTGAAAATAACGGTACTGTAACAGTAAAAGGACCTAAAGGAGAACTTTCTCAGGAACTTACGGCAGGAATTACTTTAGAACAGAAAGATGGTGAACTTAATGTAAACAGACCATCTGATTCTAAACAACACAAAGCGCTTCACGGTTTATACAGAGCGTTGATCAACAACATGATTGTTGGTGTTGCACAAGGTTTCGAAAAGAAACTAGAACTAGTAGGGGTAGGATACAGAGCATCTCACACAGGTCAAAAACTTGAGTTAGCTTTAGGATTCTCTCACGGTATCGTATTAGAACTTCCTAGCGAAGTAAAATTAGATACATTGACTGAAAAAGGTAAAAACCCAATTATTACTTTAGCGTCTCATGACAAGCAACTTCTAGGAATGGTTACTGCAAAGATCCGTTCTTTCAGAAAGCCTGAGCCATACAAAGGAAAAGGTGTAAGATTCGTAGGGGAAATTGTTAGACGTAAAGCTGGTAAATCTGCTTAA
- the rpsQ gene encoding 30S ribosomal protein S17, translating into MDRNLRKERIGVVSSNKMEKTIVVSETTRVKHPMYGKFVLKTKKYTAHDENNECTEGDTVLIQETRPLSKNKRWRLVRIIEKAK; encoded by the coding sequence ATGGATAGAAATTTAAGAAAAGAAAGAATCGGAGTGGTTTCCAGCAATAAAATGGAAAAAACCATTGTTGTTAGTGAAACTACAAGAGTAAAGCACCCGATGTACGGTAAATTCGTTTTGAAAACGAAAAAATATACTGCACACGACGAGAACAACGAATGCACAGAAGGTGATACAGTTCTTATCCAGGAAACTAGACCTTTGAGCAAGAACAAAAGATGGAGATTAGTAAGAATCATTGAAAAAGCTAAGTAA
- the rpsK gene encoding 30S ribosomal protein S11 yields the protein MAKQSKVVKKRKVKVEAIGEAHIQASFNNIIISLTNKNGEVISWASAGKMGFRGSKKNTPFAAQMAAENCSNVAHEAGLRRVKVFVKGPGAGRESAIRTIHNSGIEVSEIVDVTPMPHNGCRPPKRRRV from the coding sequence ATGGCAAAACAATCTAAAGTAGTTAAAAAAAGAAAAGTAAAAGTTGAAGCTATTGGTGAAGCGCATATTCAAGCTTCTTTCAATAACATCATCATTTCTTTAACAAATAAAAACGGAGAAGTTATCTCTTGGGCATCTGCCGGTAAAATGGGTTTCAGAGGTTCTAAAAAGAATACTCCATTTGCTGCTCAAATGGCAGCAGAAAATTGCTCTAATGTTGCTCACGAAGCTGGGTTAAGAAGAGTTAAGGTGTTTGTGAAAGGTCCTGGTGCAGGTAGAGAATCTGCAATCAGAACGATCCACAATTCAGGAATTGAAGTTAGTGAAATCGTTGATGTGACTCCTATGCCACACAATGGATGTAGACCACCGAAAAGAAGAAGAGTTTAA
- the rpmD gene encoding 50S ribosomal protein L30, with product MATIKVKQVRSAIGRTKTQKRTLEALGLKKLHQVVEHEATPSILGMIAAVSHLLEVQK from the coding sequence ATGGCAACAATCAAAGTAAAGCAAGTAAGAAGCGCTATTGGAAGAACAAAAACCCAAAAGAGAACGCTTGAAGCATTAGGATTAAAGAAACTTCACCAAGTTGTAGAACACGAAGCTACTCCTTCTATCTTAGGAATGATAGCTGCAGTTAGTCATTTACTTGAAGTTCAAAAATAA